One Clostridium estertheticum DNA segment encodes these proteins:
- a CDS encoding HD-GYP domain-containing protein — protein MRLEFINRVKVDEILGRNIFTNDGSILLRTGVKLTKQYIEKLKDLGVFYVYVEDARLDDISIEDEKLSDLKAITMKNMARIMKNVTVGDRKGTKESLAVVEDLVNHIIEMGDVNKSLYDIQTFDNYTYLHSIDTGIMAIFLGMSMNLKESELKELSIGAILHDIGKTKVPKDIITKPGKLTVEEFEEIKKHPTYGRNILEKNFSISTEVLKAVEHHHERVDGNGYPFGLTSNEISKFAKIICICDVYDAVSNDRTYREKFNPSDAYELILAGCGNAFDEEIVQRFKETFSVFPLGVCLRLSNGIEGYVIKQNKNFPDRPVIRVLYEAETRKPIKFYEIDLILYQNIVVQSII, from the coding sequence ATGAGACTTGAATTTATTAATAGAGTAAAGGTTGATGAAATTTTAGGGCGAAATATATTTACAAATGACGGAAGTATTCTGCTAAGAACAGGAGTTAAATTAACGAAGCAATATATCGAAAAATTAAAAGATTTAGGTGTTTTTTATGTATATGTAGAAGATGCTCGGTTAGATGATATATCAATAGAAGATGAAAAATTAAGTGATTTAAAAGCAATAACCATGAAAAATATGGCTAGGATAATGAAAAATGTAACTGTGGGAGATAGGAAAGGTACTAAGGAGTCCTTAGCAGTAGTGGAAGACTTAGTTAATCATATTATTGAGATGGGTGATGTAAATAAAAGTTTGTACGATATTCAAACTTTTGATAACTACACCTATCTTCACTCTATAGATACTGGAATTATGGCGATTTTTCTTGGAATGTCAATGAATCTTAAGGAAAGTGAATTAAAGGAGCTCAGCATTGGAGCAATCCTCCATGATATAGGCAAAACTAAAGTTCCTAAAGATATCATAACTAAACCAGGTAAACTAACGGTTGAAGAGTTTGAAGAAATTAAGAAGCATCCTACTTATGGAAGAAACATTTTAGAAAAGAATTTTTCTATATCCACTGAAGTTTTAAAAGCAGTGGAACACCACCATGAGAGGGTTGATGGCAATGGATATCCTTTTGGACTTACTAGCAATGAAATTTCTAAGTTTGCAAAAATAATTTGTATTTGTGATGTTTATGATGCTGTAAGTAATGACAGGACCTACAGAGAGAAATTTAATCCTAGCGATGCTTATGAACTAATTTTAGCTGGATGTGGAAATGCCTTTGATGAAGAAATAGTACAAAGATTCAAAGAAACCTTTTCAGTGTTTCCATTAGGGGTTTGCTTAAGGCTATCCAACGGAATTGAAGGATACGTTATTAAGCAAAATAAAAATTTTCCTGATAGGCCTGTGATACGGGTACTTTATGAAGCTGAGACTAGAAAACCTATCAAATTTTATGAAATAGATTTGATACTATACCAAAACATTGTAGTGCAGTCAATAATATGA
- a CDS encoding Fur family transcriptional regulator encodes MNAISYLKDNNIKVTKSRKNILEIILASSEAINANLIFSILTKDNIKIDLSTVYRTLDLLESKKILNKFDLGNNMYNYTLITNAHKHIIQCDLCHKEMVIDCPIPQIEEQIKAKTGITLTESHVYLKGICRECKECDKCKK; translated from the coding sequence ATGAATGCAATTTCATATTTAAAAGATAATAATATTAAGGTTACTAAGTCAAGAAAAAACATATTAGAAATTATTCTGGCAAGTAGTGAGGCTATAAATGCAAATCTCATATTTTCTATACTTACAAAGGACAACATAAAAATAGATTTGTCCACGGTATATAGGACTCTAGATTTGCTTGAAAGTAAAAAGATTTTAAATAAATTTGACTTGGGAAACAATATGTATAACTATACCCTAATTACAAATGCTCATAAACATATAATTCAGTGTGATTTATGTCATAAGGAAATGGTTATAGATTGCCCAATACCTCAAATAGAAGAACAAATAAAAGCAAAGACAGGAATAACGCTTACAGAAAGTCATGTTTATTTAAAAGGCATTTGCAGGGAATGCAAGGAATGTGACAAATGTAAAAAATAA
- a CDS encoding aminoacyl-histidine dipeptidase, translating to MLEKLKGLNSYEAFKYFKGMNEIPRGSGNEQAISDWLVSFAKEHKLTVIQDKALNVIIKKPGTKGYEKAPVIILQGHMDMVCEKNTATVHDFEKDPIEFIVEGDFLRANGTTLGADNGIAVAFGLAVLASTDIPHPPLELLVTTEEETGMGGAQAIDPKNLDGRILINIDSEEEGKLLVSCAGGVREKIKLPITWEEADKSFINCEIKLTGLNGGHSGMEINKERGNAIKLMGRFLMDLKSVIDFKINALNGGAKNNAIAREADAIILFRENDKAIVDEKISQWNTILKNELNSTDPEVNLAVEILKDKVKRTFCDDTATKALQILFLIPNGVKNMSMAIEGLVQSSTNIGVLTTSDKEVVFDSAVRSSVRTLKKAICDETIVLAEMTGAVIEFQSDYPEWQYNPDSKIRTILEKVYNDINGKKPEIAAIHAGLECGLISEKFDGKIDQISFGPNIFDVHTPKEHLSISSTDRMWSYLIAILKEIK from the coding sequence ATGTTAGAAAAATTAAAAGGTTTAAATTCATATGAGGCATTTAAATATTTTAAAGGGATGAATGAAATTCCAAGAGGCTCTGGAAACGAGCAAGCAATAAGTGATTGGTTAGTTAGCTTTGCAAAGGAACATAAATTGACGGTTATACAAGATAAGGCATTAAACGTTATAATCAAAAAACCAGGAACAAAAGGCTATGAAAAAGCTCCTGTTATAATACTTCAAGGGCACATGGACATGGTTTGTGAAAAAAACACAGCAACAGTTCATGATTTTGAAAAAGATCCTATTGAGTTTATTGTAGAAGGTGACTTTTTAAGAGCTAATGGGACTACTTTAGGTGCTGACAATGGTATTGCAGTGGCATTTGGTCTTGCAGTGCTTGCGTCTACTGATATTCCTCATCCACCACTAGAATTATTAGTAACTACTGAAGAAGAAACAGGTATGGGTGGAGCTCAAGCTATAGACCCTAAAAACTTAGATGGAAGAATATTAATAAATATAGATTCAGAAGAAGAAGGCAAGCTTTTAGTAAGTTGCGCCGGCGGAGTAAGAGAAAAAATAAAACTTCCAATAACTTGGGAGGAAGCAGATAAAAGCTTTATAAACTGTGAAATAAAATTAACAGGTTTAAACGGCGGCCACTCTGGAATGGAAATCAATAAAGAACGAGGAAACGCTATAAAGCTTATGGGACGTTTCTTAATGGATTTAAAATCAGTTATTGACTTCAAAATAAATGCCTTAAATGGTGGAGCTAAAAATAATGCAATTGCTCGTGAAGCTGATGCTATTATATTGTTTAGAGAAAATGATAAAGCAATAGTTGATGAAAAAATATCACAGTGGAATACTATATTAAAAAACGAACTAAATTCAACTGATCCAGAAGTTAATTTAGCAGTGGAGATATTAAAAGATAAAGTAAAGAGAACTTTTTGTGATGATACTGCAACAAAAGCCCTTCAAATACTTTTCTTAATTCCAAATGGAGTTAAAAATATGAGTATGGCAATTGAAGGCCTTGTACAAAGTTCAACCAACATAGGAGTTCTTACCACATCTGATAAAGAGGTAGTATTTGACTCTGCAGTAAGAAGTTCTGTAAGGACTTTAAAGAAAGCAATATGTGATGAAACTATAGTACTTGCAGAAATGACAGGAGCAGTTATTGAATTTCAATCTGATTATCCAGAATGGCAATATAATCCAGACTCCAAAATCAGGACTATACTAGAAAAAGTGTATAATGATATAAATGGCAAGAAACCTGAAATAGCTGCTATACATGCAGGGCTTGAGTGTGGATTAATTAGTGAAAAATTTGATGGTAAGATTGATCAAATATCTTTTGGACCTAACATTTTTGATGTACACACTCCTAAGGAACACCTAAGTATCTCTTCAACAGATAGAATGTGGAGTTACTTAATAGCAATACTTAAGGAAATCAAATAA
- a CDS encoding DUF6762 family protein, which produces MQFSSLVLMEIDKDTNQFIKELGSYEASEGAQFVTKLNYYGELINLFFDTHDDVEEWQFTAIYDYFNEEAFRDKGYSIEAVDDEYNPTWVVRFKYSKEHMEVREAIIEICELIKQELKEVFEKIKGKEEEYK; this is translated from the coding sequence ATGCAATTTTCTTCATTGGTACTAATGGAAATAGATAAAGATACTAATCAATTTATTAAGGAACTTGGAAGCTATGAAGCTTCTGAAGGTGCGCAGTTCGTTACAAAATTAAATTATTATGGAGAACTGATAAACTTGTTTTTTGATACTCATGATGATGTGGAAGAATGGCAATTTACAGCAATTTATGATTATTTTAATGAAGAAGCCTTCAGGGATAAAGGATATTCTATTGAGGCTGTGGATGATGAGTATAACCCAACTTGGGTAGTTAGGTTCAAGTATTCAAAAGAACATATGGAAGTTCGTGAAGCTATAATTGAAATATGTGAATTAATAAAGCAAGAACTCAAGGAAGTTTTTGAAAAAATCAAAGGAAAAGAAGAAGAATATAAATAG